A stretch of the Porites lutea chromosome 12, jaPorLute2.1, whole genome shotgun sequence genome encodes the following:
- the LOC140921252 gene encoding tetratricopeptide repeat protein 4-like, which produces MADKRADLAAKKAAELDRELDEYIESLKKKADGKLRKPEVTEENWQEEFEKVPAFMTKTPTQEEIDSNPALAALQALKYEDDDPVAKAEAYKEDGNYAYKNKKFHDAIVAYTEGIKAKCNNVELNAILYTNRATAQWCLGNYRSAINDATVARKLQPTYMKAILRGASACVEVQRYDEALKWCDDGLAIEPVNKKLLDLRNKSVAEQKRVQRDQRKAMIKEKKEKSKVEALLSAVKDRGVHLEHQDDLTRSISDGGLDVKVHLDTDGVLHWPVLFVYPEFNQTDLISSFNENDRISDHLHTMFEVESPPWDVEKKYKPESLEVYFEDASSEKLCLVKNNKCLKDVLSDSRLLVRERTPSFIILSKESSFRTIYLQRYQVER; this is translated from the exons ATGGCGGACAAAAGAGCGGATTTGGCTGCGAAAAAAGCTGCAGAGCTAGATAGAGAACTTGACGAGTATATTGAATCTCTTAAAAAGAAAGCAGATGGGAAACTGCGGAAGCCTGAAGTCACGGAGGAAAATTGGCAAGAG GAGTTTGAGAAAGTACCTGCTTTTATGACTAAAACTCCAACACAAGAAGAAATTGACAGTAATCCAGCCTTAGCAGCCCTTCAAGCTCTTAAATATGAGGATGATGATCCTGTTG caaaagcAGAGGCTTACAAAGAGGATGGTAATTATGCCTACAAAAATAAGAAATTCCATGATGCTATTGTAGCATACACTGAGGGGATAAAAGCCAAGTGTAACAATGTTGAGTTGAATGCCATCCTTTACACTAACAGAGCCACAGCACAGTGGTGCTTGG GAAATTATCGCAGTGCAATCAATGATGCCACAGTAGCAAGAAAGTTACAACCAACAtacatgaaagcaattttaagGG GTGCAAGTGCTTGTGTAGAAGTTCAAAGATATGATGAAGCATTAAAGTGGTGTGATGATGGACTAGCT ATTGAACCTGTAAACAAAAAGCTTTTAGATTTAAGAAACAAATCAGTTGCTGAGCAAAAGAGGGTCCAAAGAGATCAACGAAAAGCCatgataaaagaaaagaaagagaagtcTAAAGTAGAGGCATTGTTATCAGCTGTCAAG GATCGAGGAGTCCATCTGGAACACCAAGACGATCTTACCAGGTCTATATCTGATGGTGGTTTGGATGTTAAGGTTCATCTGGACACGGACGGAGTTCTTCATTGGCCTGTGTTGTTTGTTTACCCGGAATTTAATCAAACAGACTTAATATCTTCATTTAACGAGAACGACAG GATATCAGACCACTTACATACCATGTTTGAAGTTGAATCTCCTCCTTGGGATgtagaaaagaaatacaagCCAGAAAGTCTGGAAGTTTATTTCGAAGACGCTTCTAGTGAAAAGCTGTGTTTGGTGAAGAATAATAAATGTCTTAAAGATGTTCTCTCGGACTCAAG GTTGCTGGTGAGGGAACGAACACCCTCATTCATCATCCTAAGCAAGGAGTCTTCTTTCAGAACAATATATCTACAGCGCTACCAAGTTGAGCGATGA
- the LOC140921806 gene encoding PHD finger protein 24-like, translated as MGNIVRGRKTEGSIKAERTLLTVRAAGAFKSNVKSEKKKTAAKEIEEIIEWKFGRKNTRTGQHQGRRAAAYEMEEETLDNTDKEVLKFVRSVHVGDKKHGHVTINDTSVAWTALRESANRDRRDFLANEHRRDSGRLKQLGDVLRFLRRASKEAETLKATEEFLSYDEQYKPQWETRCHICRSSSTKCSPLIFCRICPQIYHKECLESRGYLSDSLASDTVKLESDEIGWSCFICENLFDLLSDTEKIDIMETFDRIDTNQDSFINKEEYLDYQKDCYQKLVGLEMPEFRIRIEERIFADMDRSNSGQIDWWQYQIPMCVRKLTARKKKNLVPHLTKQEVYKLRTFFQAYDQDGYGTISKNSAKMAFKKWYLSLINLRYEDVPLCDWLGAEWMRDDAPEEISVFQRSTTVAWKDFVKNNALYILSARPNTGSLRPYIPRIESYCKGFDDDEKDNDDF; from the exons ATGGGAAATATTGTACGAGGCAGAAAAACAGAAGGCAGTATCAAAGCAGAACGTACTCTACTCACAGTCAGAGCAGCCGGAGCTTTTAAATCAAACgtgaaaagtgaaaagaaaaagacagcgGCAAAAGAGATAGAAGAGATCATAGAATGGAAATTTGGAAGGAAAAACACCAGGACTGGACAACATCAAGGTAGACGTGCTGCAGCTtatgaaatggaagaagaaactTTGGACAATACAGACAAGGAAGTTCTTAAGTTTGTACGCAG CGTCCATGTAGGTGACAAGAAgcatggtcacgtgaccataaaTGACACAAGTGTTGCTTGGACGGCTCTGCGTGAATCAGCCAATCGCGATCGAAGAGATTTCTTGGCCAATGAGCACAGGAGAGACAGTGGTCGGCTTAAACAGTTAGGTGATGTCCTCAGGTTTCTCAGAAGAGCTTCAAAAGAGGCTGAAACGCTGAAGGCTACCGAAGAATTTCTTTCTTATGATGAACAGTATAAG CCACAGTGGGAGACACGTTGTCATATTTGTCGCTCCTCCTCTACGAAGTGCAGTCCTTTAATATTCTGCCGAATATGCCCACAAATATATCACAAAGAATGTTTGGAAAGCCGTGGTTACCTTTCAGATAGCCTCGCAAGTGATACAGTCAAACTTGAATCAGATGAAATTGGATGGAGCTGCTTCATTTGT gAAAACTTATTTGACTTGTTATCCGATACGGAAAAGATTGACATTATGGAAACATTTGATCGAATTGACACAAATCAGG ATTCATTTATAAATAAAGAAGAGTATCTAGATTACCAGAAAGATTGTTACCAGAAGTTAGTCGGATTAGAAATGCCCGAATTTCGAATTCGAATTGAAGAGCGCATATTTGCCGATATGGACAGAAGCAATTCGGGTCAGATCGATTGGTGGCAATACCAAATACCCATGTGTGTTAGAAAATTGACTGCGAGGAAAAAG AAAAATCTTGTCCCACATCTAACGAAACAAGAAGTTTACAAACTTAGAACTTTCTTCCAAGCGTATGATCAAGATGGATATGGAACAATAAGCAAAAATTCCGCTAAGATGGCATTCAAAAAATGGTATCTTTCGCTTATAAACCTCAGATATGAAGATGTACCGCTCTGCGACTGGCTTGGAGCGGAATGGATGAGAGATGATGCGCCCGAGGAGATATCAGTTTTTCAGCGGTCTACCACAGTAGCTTGGAAAGACTTTGTCAAGAACAACGCGCTGTATATTTTGTCTGCTCGGCCAAACACGGGGTCTTTACGGCCTTATATTCCACGAATAGAGTCGTACTGCAAAGGATTTGATGATGACGAAAAAGATAATGACGATTTTTAA
- the LOC140921370 gene encoding transmembrane prolyl 4-hydroxylase-like, with amino-acid sequence MENLKYFFVSSFVLLCCLRDAKSEKSDNEIDKSTWTPKLRDPVKIGHVEEVKVFPFHFRKVKTISLKPPIFEIPEFLTDVECDHLVSYARRLGLEKSPLAKSEKTIDDETSERTFKIWDNNHDGFIEPVEIMHVRGKEDLYFTEEDLLDMFKELDMDKDDNGKIDFEEFSKVTVPVIKEYFDKVRRTKPRLRSRNSRQVWMFHNDPKYPILSDFHGRLSRLTFLPEEFINNTEPLQVVKYDVHGHYHCHHDSDEVDPTLPCCTFSTEENCRLCRFATVLIYLNEPKQGGETAFPLAGNETFSMEAWTRGENWKCNLAKNCHQSNLIVKPEKGKAIMWYNHLLDEKTGWLGELDQIAQHGGCDVLEGTKWVANLWLTLVGEPGTGDAFKGWIDYGKDETKFQPGTDWAGKPIKTGVQRENAQESKEKEESKKGKGEMEEDKEMNKKKKIEKAKLESGDGSYDVKLEL; translated from the exons ATGGAAAACTTGAAGTATTTCTTTGTATCTAGTTTCGTCTTGTTATGTTGTTTGAGGGACGCAAAGAGTGAGAAATCGGACAACGAAATTGATAAAAGTACATGGACCCCTAAACTGCGAGACCCAGTGAAG ATTGGTCATGTAGAGGAGGTGAAGGTATTTCCATTCCACTTCAGGAAAGTCAAAACAATTAGCCTAAAGCCGCCGATATTTG AGATTCCCGAATTTCTTACTGATGTGGAATGTGACCACCTGGTGAGCTATGCCAGACGACTTGGTTTAGAGAAGAGCCCTTTAGCAAAATCTGAGAAAACCATTGATGATGAAACTTCAGAAAGGACTTTTAAAATTTGGGATAATAACCATGATGGATTTATTGAACCAGTTGAG ATCATGCATGTTCGCGGAAAGGAAGACCTCTATTTTACTGAAGAAGATCTCCTTGACAT GTTTAAAGAACTTGACATGGATAAGGACGATAATG GAAAAATTGATTTCGAAGAATTCAGTAAAGTAACGGTGCCAGTAATAAAAGAATACTTCGACAAAGTACGAAGAACAAAGCCTCGACTGCGCAGCCGCAACAGTAGACAGGTCTGGATGTTCCACAACGATCCTAAGTACCCAATTCTCTCGGATTTTCATGGCAG GTTGTCACGGTTGACTTTTCTCCCTGAAGAGTTCATAAATAACACAGAACCACTTCAG GTTGTTAAGTATGATGTACACGGTCATTACCACTGTCATCACGACTCAGACGAAGTGGATCCCACTCTTCCGTGTTGCACTTTCTCAACAGAGGAAAACTGCCGACTTTGCAG ATTTGCAACAGTTTTAATTTATCTGAACGAACCAAAACAAGGAGGAGAAACAGCTTTTCCTTTAGCAGGAAATGAAACCTTTTCCATGGAG GCGTGGACGAGAGGAGAAAATTGGAAGTGCAACCTCGCTAAGAACTGTCATCAAAGCAACTTGATTGTCAAACCCGAAAAAGGAAAAGCCATCATGTGGTATAATCATCTTCTTGACGAAAAAACGG GCTGGCTGGGCGAGCTGGACCAAATCGCCCAACATGGTGGATGTGACGTACTTGAAGGAACAAAATGGGTTGCGAATCTTTGGTTAACGTTAGTGGGCGAACCTGGTACTGGTGATGCATTCAAGGGATGGATAGACTACGGCAAAGATGAAACAAAATTTCAACCAGGAACAGACTGGGCAGGGAAGCCTATAAAGACAGGCGTCCAGAGAGAGAATGCACAGGAAagcaaagagaaagaagaaagtaAAAAGGGGAAGGGTGAAATGGAGGAAGACAAAGAAAtgaataagaagaaaaaaattgagaaagcTAAATTAGAAAGTGGTGATGGATCGTATGATGTTAAACTGGAGCTGTAA
- the LOC140921505 gene encoding transmembrane prolyl 4-hydroxylase-like: MGTWVHHVLIVIYALITFHGDHVVESKQFGDGQINQCHDRNGDCSTERTKSEFFLRLPRLDAVKVGYTQEMKLTKDSIHTVKTVSLQPPVFEIPNFFTDEECEMIIDLAQEKGLKDSPLTPDTDNIDDKDSTDGILKAWDRNEDGFVDKDEALYQPGKRNVYMTEEDVLEMFKALNLDQDKDGRIPLKNLDHTSLENIHAHIDKEVAKKPRMRSQNSEQVWLWHDDDELLQYEGLLEDYHERIEQLTKLPKPILQQSEPLQVVRYKEGGHYHCHHDSEEIAHDIPCCLYGSKDCRLCRYLTIMVFLNDVAEGGECAFPIADNRTFSWKAWSKQSPHRCNMVTNCAESNLVIKPQRGKAVMWYNHKLRVSQGWFGDLDPLSYQGSCEVKKSEKWVAKIWVNINGDGRKELRAWKMGHNWLAENNRKEEIMNMLQTEVVEETVAENRYTKHKNVEVNDGVKIDLVGHTNVKEESSWEENTEAKEDSVTYYTQNKQQLTEESLKDSSKATPEGPKLSRTETSSPLPLTEEQMTPKGPPVGQLPTQGFEGSRIVQSIMLLLEELDQVELEIIARNLHTKLKLVCVPLIVNPMGRL, from the exons ATGGGAACGTGGGTTCATCATGTTCTGATAGTGATCTACGCCCTAATTACGTTTCATGGAGATCATGTGGTTGAATCAAAGCAATTTGGTGATGGTCAAATCAATCAGTGTCACGACAGAAACGGAGACTGCTCGACTGAGCGAACTAAGAGTGAATTTTTCCTGAGATTACCTCGACTAGATGCAGTAAAG GTGGGTTACACTCAAGAAATGAAATTGACAAAAGATAGCATTCACACAGTGAAGACTGTTAGTTTACAGCCACCAGTGTTTG AAATTCCAAACTTCTTCACGGATGAGGAATGTGAAATGATTATAGATTTGGCTCAAGAAAAAGGTCTGAAAGATAGTCCGCTTACCCCAGATACTGACAATATCGATGATAAAGATTCCACTGATGGCATATTAAAGGCATGGGACAGAAATGAAGATGGATTTGTTGACAAGGATGAG GCTCTTTATCAACCTGGTAAACGAAACGTTTACATGACAGAAGAAGACGTGCTAGAAAT GTTTAAAGCCCTAAACCTTGATCAAGATAAAGATG GAAGAATTCCGTTAAAGAATTTAGACCACACTTCATTGGAAAATATCCACGCTCATATTGACAAGGAAGTAGCAAAGAAGCCGCGCATGCGCAGTCAAAACAGTGAACAAGTTTGGTTATGGCACGATGATGACGAACTTCTGCAGTACGAAGGTCTGCTCGAAGACTATCACGAGAG aaTTGAGCAGCTTACCAAGCTACCAAAGCCAATCCTACAGCAAAGCGAGCCACTGCAG GTGGTACGTTACAAAGAAGGAGGTCATTATCACTGTCACCATGACAGCGAAGAAATCGCGCATGACATACCTTGTTGCTTGTATGGCTCTAAAGATTGCAGGCTCTGCCG ATATCTGACGATCATGGTTTTTCTAAATGATGTCGCAGAAGGAGGAGAATGTGCATTTCCTATTGCTGATAACAGAACTTTCAGTTGGAAG GCGTGGTCAAAGCAATCACCGCATAGATGTAACATGGTAACTAACTGCGCTGAGTCTAACTTAGTTATCAAACCTCAGAGAGGCAAGGCAGTAATGTGGTACAATCATAAGCTACGGGTTTCACAGGGATGGTTCGGTGATTTAGACCCGCTGTCATATCAGGGAAGCTGTGAAgtcaagaaaagtgaaaaatgggTCGCGAAGATTTGGGTCAACATTAACGGCGATGGAAGGAAGGAATTACGTGCGTGGAAAATGGGCCACAACTGGCTGGCAGAAAATAATCGTAAAGAAGAAATCATGAATATGTTGCAGACAGAAGTTGTAGAAGAAACAGTGGCTGAAAATAGATATACTAAACATAAAAATGTGGAGGTTAATGACGGAGTGAAAATTGATTTAGTTGGTCATACTAACGTCAAAGAGGAAAGCTCTTGGGAAGAAAATACTGAAGCTAAGGAGGACAGTGTCACATATTATACTCAAAATAAGCAGCAATTAACTGAGGAATCTTTAAAGGATTCTTCCAAGGCCACCCCTGAGGGGCCAAAATTGTCAAGAACAGAAACATCTTCCCCTCTTCCATTAACGGAAGAGCAAATGACTCCTAAAGGGCCTCCAGTAGGCCAGTTACCCACTCAAGGATTTGAAGGTAGTCGCATAGTGCAGTCTATAATGCTTTTATTGGAAGAACTTGATCAAGTTGAACTTGAAATTATCGCGAGGAACTTACACACGAAACTTAAACTCGTTTGTGTCCCACTTATTGTGAATCCAATGGGGCGACTTTAG